In a genomic window of Puniceicoccus vermicola:
- the tnpC gene encoding IS66 family transposase: MPPTYDELRRENDLLKQQIAWFKRQLFGGGKSERIDRDQALLALEEMETRQKQMERQEVSYIRSKARQRSKGAIERFEKVPVAETVEIVPEEVKADPDLYEQIGAEETFEIDITPPKIFKRLIRRLKFRHRIERSLPPVVVPALERPVQGSYASAGLVGWVVLGKYIDHLPLYRQQKMFERWGAKISRQSMADWVQTVAFWLKPLYNHMRQELLESGYVQADETPVRFQDPDNKKGKTSQGFLWVVHSPGLGVVFDWRLSRRHVEATRLLEGFTGLLQTDGYEAYNALVKNAEAIIHLGCWAHARRGFFNARSDHPREASLILGLIGRLYDFEERYRKQGLSPVERARQRKVDQARILKWLKIAITISQNRCLSQSNLGKACSYALARWKCLCRYLHHGEAEIDNNLVENKIRPSAIGKKNWLFIGSPDAGERTAVIYSMLLTCEIHGVDPHAWLPDVLTKAPKTPEKKEQIKLLPHNWQQ; the protein is encoded by the coding sequence CCAGGCGTTGCTCGCCCTGGAGGAGATGGAGACCCGGCAAAAGCAAATGGAACGACAGGAGGTCTCTTATATCCGCTCGAAAGCCCGGCAACGTTCCAAGGGTGCCATCGAGCGCTTCGAGAAGGTGCCGGTTGCCGAGACCGTGGAGATCGTCCCCGAGGAGGTGAAAGCCGACCCGGACCTCTACGAGCAAATAGGGGCCGAAGAAACCTTCGAGATCGATATCACCCCGCCGAAGATCTTCAAGCGCCTCATCCGCAGGCTGAAGTTCCGCCACCGCATCGAGCGAAGCCTCCCTCCGGTAGTGGTTCCGGCCCTCGAAAGGCCCGTCCAAGGCAGTTACGCCTCCGCGGGGCTGGTCGGCTGGGTGGTGCTGGGCAAGTATATCGACCATCTTCCCCTTTACCGGCAGCAAAAGATGTTCGAGCGCTGGGGTGCGAAGATCTCCCGCCAGAGCATGGCCGACTGGGTGCAAACGGTAGCCTTCTGGCTCAAGCCCCTCTACAACCACATGCGACAGGAGCTGCTCGAAAGCGGCTACGTCCAAGCCGACGAGACTCCCGTCCGGTTCCAGGATCCCGACAACAAAAAAGGCAAAACCTCCCAAGGCTTCCTGTGGGTCGTCCACAGTCCCGGCCTCGGCGTGGTCTTCGACTGGCGGCTGTCCCGTCGGCACGTTGAAGCAACCCGTTTGCTCGAAGGATTTACGGGCCTTTTGCAGACCGACGGCTACGAGGCCTACAACGCTCTGGTCAAGAACGCTGAAGCCATCATCCATCTGGGTTGCTGGGCCCATGCCCGCCGGGGCTTTTTCAACGCCCGGTCCGACCATCCGAGGGAAGCCAGCCTGATCCTCGGCCTCATCGGCAGGCTCTACGACTTTGAAGAACGATACCGCAAGCAGGGACTCTCTCCGGTCGAGAGAGCCCGGCAGCGGAAAGTGGACCAGGCGCGCATCCTCAAGTGGCTCAAAATCGCGATCACCATCTCCCAAAATCGTTGCCTGTCCCAGTCCAACCTCGGAAAGGCCTGCTCTTACGCTCTGGCGCGCTGGAAATGCCTGTGCCGCTACCTCCATCACGGCGAAGCCGAGATCGACAACAACCTCGTCGAAAACAAAATCCGTCCCTCGGCCATCGGAAAGAAAAACTGGCTCTTTATCGGCTCTCCCGACGCCGGAGAGCGAACCGCCGTCATCTACTCCATGCTCCTGACCTGCGAGATCCACGGGGTCGATCCCCATGCATGGCTGCCCGATGTCCTCACCAAGGCTCCCAAGACGCCCGAAAAGAAAGAGCAAATCAAACTCCTGCCTCATAACTGGCAGCAATGA